From Arachis hypogaea cultivar Tifrunner chromosome 3, arahy.Tifrunner.gnm2.J5K5, whole genome shotgun sequence:
CTGAATACACTGAAAGTTGAGGAAGCGCAACAGCATGGAGCTTATACTTAGACGGGTCGTCCAATAAAACCGGCAGTGAAATAGGCGTTATCTTAGAAAGTGAGCAAGGAACTCGATAGAACTCTCGTTAAGGTTCGAGTTTCCTGCTTCCAATAACCAAACAGAGTATGAAGCCTTACTTGCTAGCTTCAAATTAAATGTACCTATCAAGTCAAGGACCCCAACATGAAGAAATACTTAGATGAAGCACGAGAACAGCTAGCACAGTTATTAGAAAGGAGAGGTCCAACATATACCTCAAGAATCAAACGCCCAAGCTGATGCACTCtccaaattagccagcaccaagccaggggacaacaatagaagcctcatccaggagacTCTTCATGCACCATCAATATCAAAGGGAGATGACATCTCGGATGTGATGACTATATCTAACCAAAATttaggatggatgacccctatagtCAACTATCTTTAATTTGATGTCCTCCCTAAGGACGAAAAAAGAGGCTCAAATACTTATAAGGGAGGCACAAAATTATACATTGGTCCACAATGTCCTATATAAAAGAGGCATATCAACACCTCGATTAAAGTGCGTCCCCACCTCTAACACAAAGGaggtcttggaggaagtacacaatGGCATATGTGGGAATCACCTAGGAGCTCAATCACTATCCAAAAAGGTGATCTGGGCCGGCTTCttctggccgaccttacaaagaGAAGCGACCTAGTTTATTAAAAAGTGCCCGCCTTGTCAGAAGCATACCAATTTTCAGGTGGCACCTTCTGAAGAGCTTATTAGTGTAACCTCCccctggccgtttgcaaaatAGGGACCCAATCTTCTCGAACCATTTCTCCAAGCTCCacgacaagtcaaatacctcgtAGTGGCGATTGACTACTTCTCTAAGTGGATTGAGGTGGAACCACTAGCAACCATCACTGTCCAGAGAAGTCGGAAGTTCCTCTAtaagaacattgtcacaaggtttgggattTCCCACTCCATTACCACGgacaatggaactcaattcaccgatgacggaggaaaaatgtcggtaaagatttttacaaaaatatcacgttgcaagtatagttctaaactgataattaaacctcaatcaacgtttagattgtttgtcacttaagcaaacccaataaaattaaccgaagtatttaaacctcgggtcgtctctcaaggaatcgcAAGAAAGTGtacttactattggttatgggaaaacgTTTTTGGGGTTTCTGAATTAAGagacaagaaagtaaaaatggcaagaaaataaagtaataactacgaaagctcttagcaaggaaagagaattagaagtcctatccttattatcatcgttaattgtgatggtaaatgtaaattgccttcacttagttaacctctaatcaatgaaagaaagtcaagtgcatacaatcaacttgagttcacaagtcctagtcaactcatagtgagagactagatttagtgaagtttaAGCTAACCGtcaatcttcaattaccaattaacaaaatatttttgacactcaagagtctctaattaatcaatccaagtcaagaacataaaaatctaaattaaaatccacccaagcattttatcaaacaattggaaggcataaaataaaagtatagaaaagtaataagagaatgtaaaatctaagactaacaattgcaaggaatcactaaaaacaaaagaagaagaagcaataaacataaaatacctcaaattgcattaaaagaaaatggaatctaacaagaagagttcataaactaaatgggcaaaataaaggaatcaataagagaagtagataactaaagttctagaacaaataaaagtaagagaaagctaaattaaaataagactgaaATTTAAACctaagagaaattgaaagaagaaaccctaaaacttagagagaggagagagcctctctctctggAATTCTACATATAAAACGTAAACTGTGTGAATAAATGAAAAATGAATCATGAATCACCCATGTGTCCCACTCTGTAGCCTCCGATCTTCActttcgggcctgaaactgggtcaaaagcagcccataaatcgcccccagtgatttctgttaATTGTAGTATGTGACACtcttcacgcgtatgcgtcaaccATGCGTACACGTTGCTGGACTTTTCACTAGCCACGCGTAGGCGTCAGCTACACGTGTGCATCATTTGTCTGCTGCACCAGTCACGAGtatgcgtcatccatgcgtgcgcgtcgctaccagattctgaaatccttaatttcttgtgttctttccacttttgcatgcttcttttaaatcctctaaaccattcctgccctataaaccctgaaaatacttaacaaatatatcacggcatcgaatggtaataataaatgattaaaattagcaaatttaaggctaaagaagcatgttttcaatcatagcacaaaattaggaaggaaacttaaaaacatgcaatttatatggataagtcataagtgtgagaatagttgataaaatctactcaattcaatacaaaataaaccgtaaaatagtggtttatcaaccgaCTCGACCTTCAGGAATTTGGTGGCCGATCTTAAAATAAAACATCAATTCACATCGATAGAACACCCTCAGGCTAATAGACAAGCTGAAactgcaaataaagtcatattAACCGGGTTGAAGTACCGATTACAAGACACAAAGGGAGCATGGGCTAACGAGCTCCTTcaagtcttatgggcatatcagacaacCCCTCATTTCACCATcagggaatcacctttccgacttgcttacggaatggaagctataatccCCATAGAAATTGCTGAAGAATCACCTAGGGTTGTATTCTATAATGAAGGAGCCAATATCCAAGTGCAAAAGGATGAGTTTGACCTCCTCCCAAAAGTTTGAGAGAAAGCTCAGATCAAGAAAGAAGCGCTAAAGTAGAGAATGGCCCTAAGGTACAATCAGAAGGTTATCAAAAGAAACTTTGCCACAAACGACCTCATActgatccgaaatgacatcggagttTAGAAGTCAGGCGAAGagaagctagctgcaaattggaaaggaccctacaagattGTCGAAGTTtaaggaaaaggctactacaaagtgtctGACCTACAAGGAGGGAGCTTCCGAGGTCGTGGCATGCATGTAATATGAAGAAATACTATAGTTAGATAGCGTGCCTTGTTTtctggtgtactctttttcccaacCTTAAGatatttttccttaaaaaatagttttttttcgAAGGGGGTTTCAACGAGGCACCACAGCAAGGGCTAAGGATAGTAAAAAACCCTTAGTAGAAAATTTATGAAAAGGAATTCTTCGTTTATTAACACAATTCCATTTCTTCTTCAAAAGTTTCCTATAAAAAGTATTAATTTAAGCTCGACGAATCGCAAAAATCATTGCCCGACCTAAAATGGTCAGCAAGATTAAGCGATGACGTACaagttaatgtaagaagttatacaAACAATTCGTGACAACCGACCTTAAGATCAAGGCGGAATAAAAATGAAGTGTAAAAGTAACTTAGTAAAATCCAATTAAATAAAGTCAAACTCATAAAAGGGAAAACTATATAAGCAAAACTTGACAAGAAAATAGCCTTAAAAGTTGTTGAGGTATAATCCCGAACTAAGTAGCTATATTAGCCAAGAGTCAATTCAAAAAATAGTTATTGGAAGATTCAAAATCATTATCAAGGTGAAGAAAGGTTCTTTATATTCTAAAAGTGTTTGAAAAACAACTTAAAAGCAAAAGTAAGTTTGTCCAAAAAACTACTAACTATTACAAGTTAAAATTGTTCATAAAAGACCCACAAGTCGGGCCATCCAACAAACAATGTAAGTAAAAACTACAAAGAGCTACGAAGAAGGGCTAAGTAGAGGATTAAGGTCCTCCCCAATCACGACATCCTTGCCTCAGGCAGGAGGGGTCAAAGGGTGAACAGAGACCGGAACAGCAGGAATGGCACCAGGTAGTGAAGGAGGGAGCTTGGCATTAACAACTTCAGAAGGGACCTCAGAGGTCTGAGAAGACTAGCCGACTTGAGTACCTGAAGACTTCGGGTCGGGAAAAACCTCCTCTTCGTCATCTTCAAGGGCCGGGACAATCTTCCCATCCACCACAATATTATCTTGACTGAATAGAGAAAGATCGGCCTCAGGGGCAAGGACTTGGACTTGAGCCTTTAGGATCGCAAGCATCTCGTCCATCTCCTCGATCACAGACTCCTCAAGAATGGCATATCTTTCTTTTGCCTTCTTCGGGGCCTCCTGAAAATCAAGCTTCTCCCCATAAACTCGAAAATAGCTATCATCCACCTTCTTTTACAACCCCTCTGCCAAAGCCGTAGCTGCCTCCGCCTTCTTTAACTGAGACTGAGCTTTCTCCAAGTCAGATATTAGCCTGTcctctgatgaatccatatttcatgatgatttttggttgaagttgaatggatttcatcatataaacttaaCCTTATTCTTTTGAAtagcattgatgagcggataatttgtacgctttttggcattgtttttagtatgtttttagtatgttttagttagtttttactatatttttattattttttagttaaaattcacttttctggactttactatgagtttgtgtgtttttctgcgattttaggtattttctggctaaaattgagggacctgagcaaaaatctgattcagaggctaaaaaggattgcatatgttgttggattctgacctccctgcactcgaagtgaattttttggagttacagaagcccaattggcgcgctctcaattgcgttaaaaagtagacatcctgggctttccagtaatatataatagtccatactttgctcgaggtttgatggcccaaactggcgttccaaatcagctcaaaactgcccggcgttaaacgccggaactggcacaagaatgggagttaaacgcccaaactggcacaaaagctggcgtttaactccaagaaaagtctctacacgaaaatgcttcaattctcagcccaagcacacaccaagtgggcccggaagtggatttttatgtcatttactcatatttgtaaaccctaggctactagttctctataagtaggatcttttactattgtattatcatctttggatcactttagatctttggatcactttaggtcttttgatcacttgaatcttttgatcatgtttttatgattgaaccctctttgggaggctggccattcggccatacctagaccttgttcttatgtattttcaacggtggagtttctacacaccatagattaaggtgtggagctctgctgtacctcgagtattaatgcaattactattgttcttctattcaattcagcttattcttattctaagacattcattcgcacccaagaacatgataaatgtgatgattatgtgacgctcatcatcattctcacttatgaacgcgtgcctgacaaccacttccgttctacaagcaaacaaggcttgaatgtttatctcttggatttcttaatcggaatcttcgtggtataagctagaattgatggcggcattcaagagaatccggaaggtttaaactttgtctgtggtattctaagtaggattcaaggattgaatgactgtgacgagcttcaaactcgcaattgtggggcgttagtgacagacgcaaaagaatcactggattctattccgacatgatcgagaaccgacagttgaatagccgtgctgtgacagagtgcgttgaacattttcactgagaggatgggaggtagccactgacaacggtgaaaccctacatacagcttgccatggaaaggagtaagaaggattggatgaagacagtaggaaagcagagagacggaagggacaaagcatctccatacacttatctgaaattctcactaatgaattacataagtatctctatctttattttatgctttattcataaatcacctATAACCAAttgaatatgcctgactgagatttacaagatgaccatagcttgcttcataccaacaatctccgtgggatcgacccttactcgcgtaaggtttattacttggacgacccagtgcacttgctggttagttgtgcgaagttgtgataaagagttgagattgcaattgagcgtactaagtttttggcgccgttgccagggaattaaatgtcctaactacagtttcgcatttgttcccagcaataacagtgccaagttttgatccggcaacaacaccaagtttttggcgccgttgccggggattgtttaagtttggacaactaacggttcatcttgttgcttagattaggtatttttcagaatttttaagaatgaattctagtatttcaaggtgatgttcttatcatcaccaaagctgattgatcttcatcaatttagctcttgaatgtaatgtcctgctgaaacttggctagccatgtctaattcctttagactaaagctttagactaacattgcatgattcttggaattcttattaaaaattttgaatctctttattttcttctccatataattttcgaaaaatccaaaaaaatttacaaaatcataaaaaccaaaaatatttcttgtttgagtctagtgtctcattttaagtttggtgtcaattgcatctttctgttcttcttgcatttatcgtgtgtcttcattgatcttcaagttgttcttgatgatttacttgctctgatctttaaattctcttgttttgtgtgttttgttgtttctcatatgcattctcaatttgttaagtgtcagtagtatacaaacttttaagtttggtgtcttgcatgcattgtttatttgattttagttgcatttttattattcctcattactaaaaatccaaaaaaaatttaatttgtgtcttttcaagtcaataatacagagaattgaagattcaaaacatacagcagaggagttacacagaaaaagctgggcgttcaaaacgcccagtgaggaaggaaaactggcgtttaaacgccagccagggtgcctggctgggcgtttaacgcccaaaagggtagcaatttgggcgttaaacgccagaatgtgcaccattctgggcgtttaacaccaggatggcacaagagggaagattttgttttcaattcaaattttttcaagttttcataatttttcaaaatcaaatctttttcaaatcatatcttttcaatcatatattttcaaaatcaatttctttcctttttcaaaaatacttgctaacaattaacgatttgattcaacatttcaagtatgttgccttttctgttgagaaaggtttaatgtttgaatcatatcttttcttgttagccaagtcattgattttaaaaatcaaatctttttaaattatttttcaaatcatatcttctcaatcacatctttttaaaaccataacttttcaatcatatctttttaatcacacctttttcaaaatagttttcaatcatatctttttaatttctaatttcaaaatctttttcaaaaatcacttgatttcttttccactcttagttttcgaaaatcaattagtatttttcaaaatgttttaaaatatttttaatttattttcgaaaatttcttcccctcttctcacatccttctatttatggactaacactattcctcaatgcacaattcgaactctatctttccttgataagtttgaattttttagctcttctttctatttttcttttcctctgacacctcaaggaatctctatactgtgacatagaggattccatattttcttgttcttttctctttcatatgagtaggagcaaagacaaaagcattcttgttgaggctgaccctgaacctgaaaggacctcaAAGCGAAAGctgagagaagctaaagcacaactctctgtagaggacctaacagaaatcttcaaagaagaagacatggcagccgaaaacaacaacaatgccaacaatgcaaggaaggtgctgggtgactttactgcacctactcccgacttctatgggagaagcatctctatccttgccattggagcaaacaactttgagcttaagcctcaattagtttctctaatgcaacagaattgcaagttccatggacttccattggaagatcctcatcagtttttagctgaattcttacaaatctgtgacactatcaagatcaatagggttgaccctgaggtctacagacttatgctatttccttttgctgtaagagacagagctagaatatggttggattcacaacctaaagaaagcctgaacttttGGGAAAATCTAGTCAATgcccttcttggcaaagttctttccacctcaaaaattgagtaagcttagagtggaagtccaaaccttcagacagaaggaaggtgaatccctctatgaagcttgggaaagatacaaacaattgatcaggaagtgtccttctgacatgctttctgaatggagcatcataggtatcttctatgatggtctgtctgaactgtccaagatgtcattggatagctctgctggatgatctcttcatctgaaaaagacgcctgcagaagctcaagaactcattgaaatggatgcaaataaccaattcatgtacacttctgaaaggaatcctgtgaacaatgggacaaatcagaagaaaggagttcttgagattgatactctgaatgccatactggctcagaacaaaatattgactcagcaagtcaatatgatttctcaaagtctgtctggaatgcaagctgcaccaggcagtactaaggatgcttcatctgaagaagaagcttatgatcctgagaacccttcaatggaagaggtgaattacatgggagaaccctatggaaacacctataatccttcatggagaaatcacccaaatctctcatggaaggatcaacagagacctcaacaaggtttcaacaacaataatggtgcaagaaacaggtttagcaatggcaagccttttccatcatcttctcagtaacagacagagaattctaagtagagccactctgagttaacaaccatggtctctgatctgatcaaaaccactcaaagtttcatgactgaaacaaggtcctctattagaaacttggaggcacaagtgggtcagctgagtaagaaagttactgaactccctcctagtactcttccaagcaatacagaagagaatccaaaaggagagtgcaaggccatcaacatggccgaatttggagaggaggaagaggcagtgaacgccactgaggaagacctaaatggacatccactggcctccaatgagttccctaatgaggaaccatgggaatctgaggctcacactaagaccatagagattccattggatttacttctgccattcatgagctctgatgagtattcttcctctgaagaggatgaagatgtcactgaagagcaagttgccaagtaccttggagcaatcatgaagctaaatgacaagttatttggtaatgagacttgggaggatgaaccccctttgctcaccaaagaactagatgacttggctaggcagagattacctcgaaagagacaggaccctgggaagttctcaataccttgtacagtaggcaccataaccttcaagaaggctctgtgtgacctagggtcaagaataaacctcatgcctctctctgtaatagagaagctagggatctttgaggtacaagctgcaagaatctcactagagatggcagacaattcaagaaaacaagcttatggacttgtagagtatgttctagtaaaagttgaagaccattacatccctactgattgggaagtgcatggatgaatccatcatccttggcagacccttcctagccacagcaaaggctgtgattgatattgacagaggagaattgatcattcaagtgaatgaagaatcctttgtgtttaaggctcaaggatatccctctgtaaccatggagaggaagcatgaagagcttctctcaaaacagagccaaacagagcccccacagtcaaactctaagtttggtgttgggaggcctcaaccaacttctaagtttggtgttgaacccccacattcaaactctaagtttggtgttgggaggttccaacattgctctgagtatctgtgaggctccatgagagcccactgtcaagctactgacattaaagaagcgcttgttgggaggcaacccaatgttatatttatctatatttcctttgttcttttatgttttctgtaggttgatgatcatggaaagtcacaaaatcaattgaaaaagcaaaaacagaatgaaaaacagaaagaaaaatagcacaccctggaggaaaaccttgctggagtttaaacaccagtaagggcagcaaatgggcgtttaacgcccagtctggcaccattctgggcatttaacgccagaaaggggcaccagactggcgttaaacgccaggaaggggcaagaagttggcgttaaatgccagaagtgggcaccagcccggcgtttaacgccagaattggaatcaagagcatttttgctcgccacttggtgcagggatgaattttccttgacacctcaggat
This genomic window contains:
- the LOC112779658 gene encoding uncharacterized protein, coding for MSDWMDSLVLMCVFVVDAEFCAELRKHHRVCSNRTQEKDYALVAPDSDEMANRQAETANKVILTGLKYRLQDTKGAWANELLQVLWAYQTTPHFTIRESPFRLAYGMEAIIPIEIAEESPRVVFYNEGANIQVQKDEFDLLPKV